A DNA window from Polynucleobacter sp. AP-Titi-500A-B4 contains the following coding sequences:
- the glp gene encoding gephyrin-like molybdotransferase Glp, with amino-acid sequence MKHSPNSPILLTSSLHVDEARKAISSLVSELLQESHAINDPADIETVLLDQAINRILAEDLLSPIDVPAADNSAMDGYAFDGKCLGTSSSPIHLRVVGTVLAGQPYKGQIEAGECLKIMTGAVMPAGCDTVIPQEFTASSNDESINFKSDQLKAGENRRLRGEDLQKGKAAISAGRLLRPSDLGLAASLGIAKLKVRRKLKVAILSSGDELRSLGQALDAGSIYDSNRYSLTGLLNRLDLKIIDCGIVRDDPSSLKQAFIEAASKADVLISSGGVSVGEADFTKQIMQELGDVGFWKIAMRPGRPMAFGILKPVSGSSSRKTLFFGLPGNPVAVMVTFYQFVRSALLQLNGASQTETPIVQAISETAIRKKPGRTEFQRAILGRNAEGKPSVRLTGSQGAGILRSMSEANCFVILSHDQGNIAAGDWVDIALFDGLL; translated from the coding sequence ATGAAGCACTCGCCTAACAGTCCTATCTTGCTCACTTCATCGCTACATGTGGATGAAGCTCGAAAAGCAATTTCGAGTTTAGTCAGCGAGCTACTCCAAGAATCTCATGCCATTAACGATCCTGCAGACATTGAAACTGTTTTATTAGATCAAGCGATCAACCGTATTCTGGCAGAGGATTTACTCTCGCCAATTGATGTGCCTGCAGCAGATAACTCTGCCATGGATGGCTATGCTTTTGATGGTAAATGTTTGGGAACTAGTAGTAGCCCTATTCATTTACGTGTAGTGGGTACAGTCTTAGCAGGTCAGCCCTACAAGGGCCAGATTGAGGCTGGCGAGTGCCTAAAGATCATGACTGGTGCAGTGATGCCTGCTGGTTGTGATACGGTGATTCCCCAGGAGTTCACTGCTAGCAGCAATGATGAATCTATAAACTTCAAATCCGACCAACTCAAAGCTGGCGAGAATCGTCGCTTACGCGGCGAGGATTTGCAAAAAGGTAAGGCAGCCATCTCTGCTGGACGATTATTGCGGCCCTCTGATTTAGGTTTAGCTGCATCACTCGGAATTGCCAAGCTGAAGGTACGTCGCAAATTAAAAGTAGCGATCTTGTCTTCAGGCGATGAACTTCGCTCTTTAGGTCAAGCTTTGGATGCTGGCAGTATTTATGACAGTAACCGCTACAGCCTGACTGGCTTACTCAATCGACTCGATCTAAAAATCATTGATTGCGGAATTGTGCGCGATGACCCCAGTTCTCTGAAGCAAGCTTTTATAGAGGCGGCTAGTAAAGCAGATGTACTCATTTCTTCTGGTGGCGTTTCGGTAGGTGAAGCAGACTTCACCAAACAAATTATGCAAGAGTTGGGTGATGTGGGTTTCTGGAAAATTGCAATGCGCCCCGGACGCCCAATGGCCTTCGGAATATTAAAACCCGTTTCAGGATCTTCCTCTCGCAAGACCCTATTCTTTGGGCTGCCAGGCAACCCTGTCGCTGTGATGGTGACTTTCTATCAATTTGTTCGCAGTGCACTCTTACAACTGAATGGCGCCAGCCAAACTGAAACACCAATAGTGCAGGCAATTTCGGAAACAGCCATTCGCAAGAAGCCAGGCCGTACTGAATTTCAACGCGCCATCTTGGGGCGTAATGCTGAAGGTAAGCCCAGTGTCAGGCTGACTGGCAGTCAAGGAGCAGGCATTCTGCGGTCCATGAGCGAAGCCAATTGTTTTGTCATCCTCAGTCATGACCAAGGAAATATTGCCGCTGGTGACTGGGTGGATATAGCACTTTTTGATGGCTTGCTTTAA
- the mobA gene encoding molybdenum cofactor guanylyltransferase MobA has protein sequence MILAEHITGLILAGGRAQRMGGIDKGLIPFHQKPLIESTITRLKSQVSTMLINANRNITKYATYGYPVIMDETPDFSGPLAGFSVGLKACKTPYLLTSPCDSPLLPLDLAARLATELERGDFQLVYASSKESDGKVWAQPVFCLMRADLKDSLGSFLQKGDLKIDRWFKELKSSTVVFDDTQAFANVNTPEELKSLEAASV, from the coding sequence ATGATTCTAGCTGAGCACATTACGGGACTGATTTTGGCGGGCGGTCGCGCGCAACGGATGGGTGGCATTGATAAAGGCCTCATTCCATTTCATCAAAAACCTTTGATCGAATCAACAATCACCAGACTCAAGTCACAAGTGAGCACGATGCTCATTAATGCCAACCGCAACATCACCAAATACGCCACTTATGGCTACCCCGTCATCATGGATGAAACACCTGATTTTTCAGGGCCATTAGCAGGGTTCTCAGTAGGTCTCAAGGCTTGCAAAACACCTTATTTATTAACTAGCCCCTGCGATTCGCCACTCCTTCCCCTTGATCTCGCAGCAAGACTTGCCACTGAATTAGAACGTGGAGACTTTCAATTGGTCTACGCCTCTAGTAAAGAGTCAGACGGCAAAGTATGGGCGCAGCCTGTGTTCTGCCTGATGCGCGCAGACCTAAAAGATTCATTGGGCTCTTTTTTGCAAAAGGGAGATCTCAAGATTGATCGCTGGTTCAAAGAGCTTAAAAGTAGCACGGTGGTTTTTGATGATACCCAAGCATTTGCCAATGTGAACACCCCAGAAGAACTCAAATCTTTAGAGGCAGCCTCTGTATGA
- the moaA gene encoding GTP 3',8-cyclase MoaA yields MVEKAIPKVIPIRIDEGKGLTPPIGEELLSPHDRTQDTRGRSLRDLRISVTDRCNFRCTYCMPKEVFDQNYPYLAHKELLSFEEITRLTTIFSTLGVEKIRLTGGEPLLRKNLEVLIEMLAAVRTPTGKPLDLTLTTNGSILRKKAAALKAAGLQRLTVSLDGLNDDIFKKMNDVDFPVADVLDGIAAAQEAGFENIKVNMVVKKGTNDHEIVSMAKHFKGSGIILRFIEFMDVGSSNGWNMAEVLPSKEVIARINAVFPLESMEPNYTGEVAQRWRYADGSGELGVISSVTQTFCHECTRARISTDGQLYLCLFANEGFDFKTMLRSGKTDLEIANAIMNTWSARDDHYSEIRGSHTANPSTGNRKVEMSYIGG; encoded by the coding sequence ATGGTTGAAAAAGCAATCCCCAAAGTAATCCCCATTCGCATTGATGAAGGCAAAGGCCTAACGCCGCCTATTGGCGAGGAATTGCTTTCTCCTCACGATCGCACCCAAGATACTCGCGGTCGCAGTTTGCGTGATCTGCGCATCTCTGTGACTGATCGTTGCAACTTCCGCTGCACCTATTGCATGCCTAAAGAAGTGTTTGATCAAAACTATCCCTACCTAGCTCATAAAGAATTATTGAGTTTTGAAGAAATTACTCGCCTCACCACGATCTTTTCTACGCTTGGGGTTGAGAAGATTCGCCTCACGGGTGGCGAGCCCTTACTCCGTAAGAACTTAGAAGTCCTTATTGAGATGTTGGCGGCGGTGCGCACCCCTACAGGCAAACCTTTAGATCTGACCTTAACAACCAATGGCAGCATCTTGCGTAAGAAAGCTGCTGCGCTGAAAGCCGCCGGTCTTCAAAGACTAACGGTAAGCCTAGACGGGTTGAATGACGACATCTTTAAAAAGATGAACGATGTTGATTTTCCAGTTGCTGATGTATTAGATGGTATCGCTGCTGCACAAGAAGCTGGTTTTGAAAACATCAAAGTGAACATGGTGGTAAAAAAAGGCACAAACGATCATGAGATTGTTTCCATGGCGAAACACTTCAAAGGTAGCGGCATCATTTTGCGTTTTATTGAATTCATGGATGTTGGTAGCTCTAACGGCTGGAATATGGCTGAAGTTCTCCCCTCCAAAGAGGTGATTGCCCGAATCAATGCAGTATTTCCATTGGAATCGATGGAGCCAAACTACACCGGCGAAGTTGCCCAGCGCTGGCGCTACGCAGATGGCTCTGGTGAGCTTGGCGTGATCTCTAGTGTGACGCAGACCTTCTGCCATGAGTGCACTCGTGCACGCATCTCAACCGATGGCCAACTGTATCTCTGCCTTTTTGCAAACGAAGGCTTTGATTTCAAAACCATGTTGCGCTCTGGTAAAACTGATTTAGAAATTGCAAACGCGATCATGAATACCTGGTCTGCACGCGATGATCATTACTCTGAAATTCGAGGCTCACATACTGCAAATCCATCGACCGGCAATCGCAAGGTCGAAATGTCTTATATCGGTGGCTAA